DNA from Atribacteraceae bacterium:
TATTGTGAATGCTCTGAACCAGGAGAAGAAAGTCTACAGCATCCTCTTCCTTCCCGATCACGCCACACCGCTTTCTGTTAGAACTCATACCCGGGACGCAGTCCCTTTTTTGATCTTCCGGAGTCACGAAAAAAGGAACTTTGTGGGGAGAGGATATTCAGAAAAATCCGCCCTGGAAACTGATTTGATGATACCCGATGGACACCGCCTCATGGATTATTTTTTGGAAAAGGTTCCATTCTCCACCATTCCTGTTTCTGTTCCTACTCATGTGGATTAGACCGAAAAGGAGTGTCCAATGTCGAATCTTTTCTATACCAGCACTCGTGGAAAGTCCGCTAAACAATCATCCGCCGGCGCGATCCTTTCTGGAATCGCTTCGGATGGGGGCCTCTACGTGCCCGATCCGCTTCCACTCGATTCGCTCGATCCACTCGAGATAGTGAACAAGTCCTATCAGGAAATCGCTTTGGTAGTGATGGCCGAATATTTCACCGATTTTTCTGATGCCGACCTTAAAGCCTGTATCGACCTTGCCTATTTAAATACCTTCGATACTCCCCATATCGCCCCGCTGGTGAAACGAGACGATGTGTATTATTTAGAGCTTTTTCACGGACCGACGCTGGCTTTTAAAGATGTGGCCCTGACGATCCTGCCCCATCTTATGAAACAGGCCGCGCGCATGTCCGGAACCGACCGGGAGATCGTCATCCTGACGGCAACCTCTGGGGATACCGGCAAGGCCGCCTTGGAAGGATTTGCCGGGGTGGAAGGAACGAAAATCATCGTTTTTTTCCCCGAGCATGGAGTGACTCAGATCCAAAAAAGACAAATGGTAACTCAGCATGGAGAAAACGCTTATGTGATCGGCATCGAAGGTAACTTTGACGACGCCCAGGCGGGAGTAAAAGCAATTTTTACCGATCCCGCCTTGTCGGCAAAGTTGTACCAGTCGAACTATATGTTTTCGTCGGCCAATTCGATTAATATTGGACGGCTTGTCCCCCAGATCGTTTATTATTTTTTTGCCTATACCCAACTCCTCCGTTCCGGGGAGATCAAGCGGGACGAACCGATTGATTACGTTGTGCCTACCGGAAACTTCGGAAACATCCTGGCTGCCTATTACGCCAAGCAATTGGGATTACCAGTAAACCGTCTGATCTGTGCGTCTAATGAAAACCGGGTGCTTTTTGACTTTTTCACGAGCGGGACCTATGATAAGAACCGTGACTTCGTGATGACCATGTCTCCCTCTATGGACATTCTGGTCTCCGGCAACCTGGAACGCCTTCTCTATCATGCCAGCGATGATGACTCGGCATCGGTCAGGCAAATGATGGACCGGTTGAATCTTACTGGACGTTT
Protein-coding regions in this window:
- the thrC gene encoding threonine synthase translates to MSNLFYTSTRGKSAKQSSAGAILSGIASDGGLYVPDPLPLDSLDPLEIVNKSYQEIALVVMAEYFTDFSDADLKACIDLAYLNTFDTPHIAPLVKRDDVYYLELFHGPTLAFKDVALTILPHLMKQAARMSGTDREIVILTATSGDTGKAALEGFAGVEGTKIIVFFPEHGVTQIQKRQMVTQHGENAYVIGIEGNFDDAQAGVKAIFTDPALSAKLYQSNYMFSSANSINIGRLVPQIVYYFFAYTQLLRSGEIKRDEPIDYVVPTGNFGNILAAYYAKQLGLPVNRLICASNENRVLFDFFTSGTYDKNRDFVMTMSPSMDILVSGNLERLLYHASDDDSASVRQMMDRLNLTGRFDISPIMREALSDFYAGFATEEETSQSIKQVYESSGYLIDPHTAVGHAVYSGYREKTQNPTKAVIVSTASPFKFTASVMKALGRDYKADDFELIDILSRETGLSVPTPLVKLATEPVRHRKICRKEEMKKQVLEILGIS